The genome window TGTGAAGGACCCCGCGCTGTTCCAGCTCGAGCTCGAGACGCTCGCGCAAGTCCGCGCCGAGACACCCAACCTGCACGTCATGATTCCGTTCGTGCGAACCAAATGGGAACTCGAGCGCTGCCTGGAGCTGATCGACAAGAGTCCGCTCGGTTCCGACCGCACGCTGCTGCGCTGGGTGATGGCAGAGGTCCCGTCGGTCATCTACTGGCTACCCGAATACGCGAACTGCGGTATCCACGGGGTGTCGATTGGCTCAAACGATCTGACGCAGCTCATGCTTGGGGTCGATCGGGACTCTGCACTCTGCGCGGAACTGTTTGATGAATCCGATCCCGCAGTCGTCGACGCGATAGGTCAGATCATCCGCGGAGCCCGGGCGTCTGGCCTGACCTCTTCGCTGTGCGGTCAGGCTCCGTCAAACCGGCCGGAGTTTGCGGAGACGCTCGTTCGACTCGGCATAACTTCCATCTCGGTGAATGCGGACGCCGTGGCGGCGGCGCGGCGGGTGATCGCGTCTGCTGAGCAGCGGCTGCTCCTCGATGTCGCGCGCGACCGCACGGGTGAGCCGGCGGAACTCAGCAGCAAACGGTGATCTGTCGGCGACATCCCGGCGGCCCGGGCGCGAAGAGTCTGGAGAGATAGCAGTGAACCGGCCAAGAGGCGCGTTTTGGATCGCCGTGTATCTGACGCTGGTGCTCGCACCGGTCCTTGCGCTGCTCATCGGGCCCACCCCGCCTGGCCGCGGATTCTGGTGGGAGTTCGCCATCGCGATCGGCTTCGCGGCCACCACCATGATGGGCGTGCAATTCGTGCTGACCGCGCGGTTCCGCCGGGCCGCCGCACCATTTGGCATCGATATCGTCTACTATTTCCACCGGTACCTGGCACTGGTCGCCGTCGGACTGGTTCTGGCGCACGTGCTGGTGCTCCTGGTGGTGGAGCCGGTACTCCTCGGACTGCTCGCCCCCTGGCAAGCTCCCGCGTACATCACGGCCGGGCTAGCCTCCGTGGTCGCGGTTCTGCTGCTCGTCGGCGTCTCGCTCGGCCGGAAACGATTCGGCATCCGCTACGAGACGTGGCGGTGGACGCACGGACTGCTGGCGATCCTCGTCATCTGTCTCGCGCTCGTGCACATCTGGGGCGTCGGGTATTACGTTGCGGTCCCTTGGAAGCGAGCGCTGTGGGTGGGGATCGCAGCATCGTGGGTGGCGATTCTGGGTTACGTAAGAGTTGTCAAACCGTGGCGCCTGATGCGGCGACCATATCGGGTCGCGGAGCTGCGCCCAGAACGTGGTGATGCGTGGACCATGGTAGTTGCACCCGTCGGCCATACAGGGTTCTCGTTTCACGCCGGCCAGTTCGCGTGGGTGACCGTGGGCCGTTCCCCATACACGATGAGCGAGCACCCTTTCTCGATCTCGTCGCCTCCCGCGTCAGGAGGGGAGCTCGCGTTCGCCATCAAGGAACTCGGGGATTTCACGGGGACCGTCGGACAAATTCCGCTCGGGGAACGGGTCTGCGTGGACGGTCCCCATGGCGCGTTCACGGTCGACGCGCATGCCGCCACAGGCTACGTGTTTGTTGCTGGCGGTATCGGGATCGCACCGATCATGAGCATGTTGCGCGCCCTCGCGGATGCCGGAGACACACGACCGCTCACGCTCGTTTACGCGTACCGCCGCTGGGAGCGCCTGACGTTTCGGGAGGCGATCGACGAACTCAAGACGCGTCTGAGTCTTTCCGTCATCTATGTCCTGGCGGAACCTCCCGAGGGATGGTCCGGAGAGCACGGCCTGGTGAGCGAGGCGTTACTCGATCGCCATCTTCCGCCAGAGCGTGCCGAGCTGCAGTACCTTGTCTGCGGCCCCGTGCCGATGATCGATGTGGT of Gemmatimonadaceae bacterium contains these proteins:
- a CDS encoding ferric reductase-like transmembrane domain-containing protein, with the translated sequence MNRPRGAFWIAVYLTLVLAPVLALLIGPTPPGRGFWWEFAIAIGFAATTMMGVQFVLTARFRRAAAPFGIDIVYYFHRYLALVAVGLVLAHVLVLLVVEPVLLGLLAPWQAPAYITAGLASVVAVLLLVGVSLGRKRFGIRYETWRWTHGLLAILVICLALVHIWGVGYYVAVPWKRALWVGIAASWVAILGYVRVVKPWRLMRRPYRVAELRPERGDAWTMVVAPVGHTGFSFHAGQFAWVTVGRSPYTMSEHPFSISSPPASGGELAFAIKELGDFTGTVGQIPLGERVCVDGPHGAFTVDAHAATGYVFVAGGIGIAPIMSMLRALADAGDTRPLTLVYAYRRWERLTFREAIDELKTRLSLSVIYVLAEPPEGWSGEHGLVSEALLDRHLPPERAELQYLVCGPVPMIDVVERALYQLGIPLDRVHSELFDLV